ACGTTAATTCCCTCCCCATTAAACGGGTGTAGGTCAGAACCAAACATGTTAGTCAACATGGAATACCGATTGATTGTTTCCTCTGTTAATCCGGTCGCCAATGCACTGTTGTAAAGTCCATTCTCGGGGCCTTTGACGAGTTGTTCCAGACCCCAGTTGAACAGAACATCGGCATCGAGGCCGGGGTCGGCTTCGTTGAGCGAGGCTTCTGTGAAGTACTGCGCGCTCCGCTCTTCCTGGGCTGCGAAGGTGTAGAAGACTACCCCGAGCAGGGAGAGCATCGCCAACAGGGCGATCACGACCAGCAACGTCGATCCGCGTCGGGACCGGTTCAGCTGAGTCTCATTGTTCTGTTTTTGTTTAAGCTTCATGGGTTTCATCTCAAAACCTCCCAAAGTGACCAAAGGCCGTGGCCCGGATTCGGCACATTGGGGAAATTGCCTGCTGAGTTGTGTCTGTTAACCTTCACCCTTATTCCGCAACGGCTGAATGAGGGTCATCTGCCTGAGCTGTCCACTGGATTGATCTTCGTAGCGAATTTCGATGCGAATCGATGTCAGGGGAGCAGCCCTGGGAACTGGTGTCTGGTTAGCCAGATCGTAAACGGGAACCTGGGGCGCAACAGCGGAAACTGTTGAATCGGACAACATCGGATAAGGTGGATCCTGATCGCCACCACTGGAGACGGCCCGAACGTGCCAGGTATCAAATACGTTCTGAAATACATTGTTGCCGTGAACCGTGTTCTGGCGTGCGCCCGGAGCAAAGCGAACCGCGGTTGCACCGCCGATATCGACATAGTCCTGGGCACCGTCATCGAAGACTTTGATATCAAACGAACGCACATTGGAAAGCACCAGGTCTTCTGAGCGACGCGATCCGTTACGGAGCAGGTCGATGACACGATCGTTGGGATTGACCAGCAGGGAGGGGCCGGACGGATCCATGGGATTGCCGCCACCACCGATAGAAGAATCTGTCAGATCCTGTGGGTAGTTGAAGTGCCGATGTGAAGTCTCTTCATGGGTGAACCGTCCGATGAACAGTTCCGGGTTCGAACCGGCAGAACTGGGTACGAATTCGCGGGAAAGGCCTGTCCCGTGATTAAAGCCGAACCGATATTGCGGCATACCAAGTGGATACCGCACTTCACTCCCGGTCGGGTCGTTATTTTTCAGCTCGCTCAGGTCATGAAAATGGACATAAGGGTTCATCGGATCAACGACATCCCTGAAGGCCGAGAAATCAAAGTCACGCCAGAAATTGTCGCCGGAAGTATATGCTTCCCCATACAGAGGACCGGGAGTACTGGTTGACCTCAGAAAGAAGGGCGTACTATTGTTATCTGAGGCTATAGGCTGTGCCGTCTGCGTGCTGGAAAGCGCCAGCGGTTCGCGAATCAACATGACCCGTCGATAGAGATTGCTGCCCCGCAAAAAGTAGGAGATTTCGGCTGCAGAAGACTGCGACGTTCCATCGGCGGTAATACGACCGTCATCGGCCTCCGGCTGGTTGGGATGGCGTGACAGAGTCGTTCCACCACTGGGGGCACGACCACTCAGATCGACGGCTTTACCGTAATAGAAATCTTCGGTGTCGTCTGCACGAGACGGATTCGCATAACGGGAAACCGTAAACTGAATGAAATCATCCGTATCATCGTTCGGATCATTTTCCGAAATGTAGAAGTAACCTTTCCGGTCCTCTTTGTGGTACAGATAGCTGCGGGGATCGGTGGGAGCAGGATTGACGCCTGCGGGCGTTGTGAAAGTCTGATAGTTACTGAATGGGAGCAGGTACTGGAACGTACGGCTATCCAGGTCTGCTTTCAGCACGGTGACCAGCAGACGTTCCCGCTGATCGTTTTCGGAAATCCCCCGCTGCGTGGTCATGGACCCGGAGAGCAGCTGGAAAATTTCGGTAAACATCAACATCATCAGCAGGACCAGGGCGACTGAAACCAGCATTTCGACCAGCGTAAAACCGGCGCGGACGCCGCGATTGGCGGCGCTGCGATCTGTAGGCCCCTGTTGTCTGATGTGAAAGGTGTTCATAAATAACTTCGCTTTATAACGGATGACTGACTGTCATTATTGATTTCAAATACTAGCGTGTTTTGTTGCCTAACGGATAAACCTGTACGACGTGCGGCATGAGGATCAGACCTGAAGCCGGTGTGTCATCTGCACTGGGGTTGATTGACTGAATGATGGGTTGATCCAGTGTGATATCTGCTGTGGGGCTACCGATCGGATAGTTATCCACTTTCTGAATGCGGTACCAGCGGGCGTTGATGGTATCGAAGACATAACCGCCCCGCTTGAGATTGGGTGGATCCACATTCGTGTTAAAGCGAACGCGGAAGGCACGCCGCCGGTAATCATCGGACCCAGCGGCCCCCTGCTCTCCTGCCTGTTCGTCGGTGGAACCATCGTTGTCGTCATCCACCCCCGAGATTCCCCAGTCCCCGTCGGGACCTGGTAACCACTGGGCAACGAAGTTTTCGACTTCGTGAACTGCTTCAAATTCGGGTGAAAAGTTGCGACGGAAGAAAACCACGACATCGACCGAGGCGATATCGCTGGCGATCGAACGACGGACGGTCAACAGGTAGGAGTATTGTGGATCGAGTGTCTCAAGACGGATCTTGGAAATACTGTCATACAGACCGTTGTTGGGCAGCGGATCAGAAAAACTGATTGTCGCTGCACCGCTGTTGATATTCGCGCCGGTAATAAAACGTTCCTGCATCTGCTTACCGGTGGTATCGTAAATCAGAATCCGCCCACCGACGGCCGACCCGGTTGCCGGAGTGACGATCTGTGAGACTTCATCCAGGTTGACAACCCCGGAAGCGATATCGTTGGCATCGATTGTAATCGTGTCGCGTGCCCCGTTGATTCCAGCTGGAATTCCGGAATAGAGTTCATCCCAGCTGTCCTGCTGGGTGAAGAAATTCAACGCCTGCAGCTGTGTCGTCAGGCCTGCATTGAAGCGACGGATGTTTGGAAACGGACTGCTGGAGCCATCGTTACCGAACCGGGCTTCGAGGCCGGTCCCATCCAGTGAGGCATAGTAGGCACCGAGGGGATCCACCACGTATTTGCGGTTTGCCCGCTGATGGGCGATATGCCCGTTCGCATTCAGAGTGCCATCCGGATCGAAGACAAAGTGAGTCGGGAAGGAATCGATGAGTGCTTCCGCGTTGTAACGCAATACGGTCGCGTTTGTCAGCTGAGTCGCCTGGACTCCCCGCAGAATGGAAATCGGAAACAGGGACGCGAGGGAAACCACACCGATGCTCATAATCATGACTGACATGAGAACTTCCATCAGCGTCACACCGGCGCGCTGCTGTGAACCGGGAGTGCGAAGAACGGGTTGGCCTGATTTGAAACGGAATGTTTTCATTTGGCGGTCTCCCCGGATTCTGCATAGTAAAAGACATCAGGTGCCTGTCCGGTAGGAACGCTGACCGCGTTATCGAAGAACAGCGGATAGGCGCTGACATTCCCCGTGCGGGTAAAAATGGAGAGTAAAGAAGGAGTCGAATTCAATTCCACTTTCCAGGTGACACCGCCATCGGTAAAGGTGGCGCCTTCGGTGCGAGCAGTTGCTCCCATGAAAATGGAGGGGTTGCTGCCACTCGTGCCGGTGGATGACACTGCCGTATACATGCGATCGTAAGGTTTAAAATTCATATCCCAATCAAGGGTACCGGGCGTGATGTACCGGGCAGGTAAGAGCACGCGGTCCCCTTCGGAATAGCCTGTGGTTGAGAGCCAGGTCGACCGGGCATTTTCAATGGTATCGATGACGAAATGAATCTTGCCCCCTCCCGCTTCGCTGCCGGAAACGGAGCCACGGGGTGAAAACATCAGGTCAAGCTGGCTGGAATAGAGACGGATATCATCTGATCCGGGCCAGAGGTATTCACCATTGTCATCGGTACCGCCGGAACCATCATCATTAACGCCGGCTTTTCCGGGCTGACCATCATCACCGCCAGACACACCTGTAATCCGCCAGCTGGCGGGCAGGTAGGAACGATCGAGGTCGATGCAGGTATTGTTAGGAAGCAGTGTCGGCTCTTCTCCTGAAAGTACCACAGGGGGCAGCTCCAGCAGATAGGTCGAAGGACCACTGCCGGGTGCGAAGGCCACAACTTCAGAGGTATCGGACGTACCCGGGTCCCGGTAGGCTGTCGTCAGGCGGAGGATTTCGGTTCCCCCGGTCACGGGTGATTGATTCAGATTGATAGTGTACCAGGATCCGCTGGCATCGCCGGGGATCTTGATCCGAGCACCATCCACCAGCTGACCACGGTTGTAAAGGAAATTCCAGTCAGTACCATCACCACGCACATGCAGGATCGTATCAGGTGTGCCATCACCGATAGTATCGATGCGTTCCAGGCGAATCACACCCTGGCTCCAGTCAGGGCTGGGCGCGATATAAACCATGCTGGTCACCATGGCTGGATTATTCGGATCAACCAGGAAACGAACCCCCCGGGGTTCCTTGGCATAGATGGCCCGGTCGCGAGCCCCCGCCAGGTAAGACTGAACCTGTCGTGAGGCACTCCGCGTCACATCGCTGGAGAGTGCCAGATTGATCGAGGAGACGGTCATCACGGCCAGAATCGCCAGGATGGAAATCACGACCAGCAGCTCGACCAGCGTAAAGCCAGTGCGGCGTTCTGATGTGAATCGCAGCGGTAACTGATTGTCCTTATGAAAGGCGTACATAGACGTTACCTTCCTCCGGCTCGTTGATTGTGGTTGGTAATATTATCGAAGACACCTTCGACAATAGGAATGACCGGCTGTGCCAGCACACCCGTGTTGACTTCGTCGTGCGGTTCCTGCAGCCCCAGGATGCCATCCTGGCCAGCGGAAACGATCAGGGGCAGCCAGAATGTATTCATGACGCCATACTGACCGGTCACATACTGTGAGTCTGCACTGCTGTTAAATAACGGCGTCAGCAGATCCCCCGAACGATTGTTTTCGTGCTGGATCCGACCTTGAGGATCGTCGGCGTCAACGTTCATAGGGTCTGCTTCGTTGAATCCGGCTGCTGAAGCGGGGGGCAGTCCGTTAAAGAAGGCACTGGCAATGTCCCGCCGAATAGTCGAACCATCAGGCTTGATCAGACGGGTCGGCCAGCGGTAGAACCGAAGTGGTTTGCCCCAGCCATCGACGAACTCCATGAGCCCGTCACCATCAGTGTCGGCAACTTCCGATGCGAGAAACGCATCTTCCCCGACCGGCGAGACCCCATAGGTTTCATGTTTGGTGAGGATGTAATACAGGTATTCCGAACTGATACTGGCACCAGCATCGGCCCCCAGATTTCCGGCAGCACCAGAAGCGACCCCCTGCTGGGCGTCCATGGCGGCATTGACACTCGGATTTTCCGCGACATATTGAGGCAGGTTCTGTCGAAAGATGTCTTTACGGACCAGGATTTCGACGACCGGCTTGGGAATACTGCGGTATTTTGCACCGTAGTTGTTCACCAGCGATGTATATTTCTGCCCCACCAGGGACTGCAGCTGCTGCTGGTTTTTCGTGGAGTCGAGTGCTTTCCGCATGGCTTCGATGCGATCCTGCATCAGACCATTCACTTTGACGATGGTCGACATGGTCTTTTTCTCACGCGCTTTATTCCCGATGTTGCGAACCACAAATGCGGACGTAGCAATCAGGAACAGCAGAATGCCAATGACCACCAACAACTCGACGATCGTAAAACCGCTTCGCGCTGATCGAACAGATTGATGAGTTATATTACGACGCATTGAAAACCTGACATCATTGATGAGAGAGACACAAATGAATTTATGAACTACTGACTACTTCAACGCCCCGCCGACAAAATTGGTGATATTGTCTGCTTCAACAGTCCGACCGGCCGGGAAGTTTTTATTGGCGTCATAATTGCCGCCGGTCCCGAACTGATAGTCAGCACCGGGTGAAATAATCTGATATGACTTGGGCTTGAAAGGTGTACTGTTAGTCGACGGAGTCGTTGAAGGATCTCCCTGGAAATAGACGCTGGTCATACCTGTCCCGGTAATATCCGCCACGCGATAGCCGCGTCCGTCATAGCTGCTGACGTAGATATAAGGCTTCTGTTGACTGGGAAAGGGATCAAGGAATTCGGGGGAAAGATCACCGTCTGTATCAACAAAACGACTGTTATCAAATTCGAAGTAGGGCCCCAGACGTCCGGAATTCGTCGCTGTCAGAGAAGCAGAGTAACCTGGATCTGCTGAAGTATGGCCGGGATTTAGAAAAGGACGGGCTGGATTTTTTGAGAAGCCAAACACCCGAAACGTGCCATCAGCAGCCCGTTCCGAAACACCTCCCAGGAAGAAGACCAGACATTCCCCTGCATTCAGTGCAATCACGTCTGTGGTGTCCCCATCCCCGTTGATATCTTTATCAAGGCCGAAGTTAAACTGTGGCCACATTTTGCGGATCAGTCCTTTGCTGCGCTGATCCCAGGTGGCACTGCCGGATTCATAGAGCACGATGCCACTGGGGGGATCCATACCGAAATCCTGCCTGAAGGCAGTAATGGCACCTTCCAGGCTGGTAATTTCCGTTCTGACGTTCGCCTGCTGTGCTCGGAGACGGACGGCACCTACGGCGGGGATGAGGAGGCCGATCAGAATCAGGATGATCACGATCACAATCATGAGCTCGATCAGAGTAAACGCACTCCTGTTGTGCTGCGACGCCGAAGGGGCATTTGGCGACCGTTTTTGCATTTTTAACTCCTAACTCTTTTCATTGATTCATTTTAGCATTAGAAAACATCCCGTTTGCCTGATACAGGCGGGTTCAGCCGGGACTTTTCTACAATATATATAGGGCAAATTTTATGCCCGACTTTCACTATTTAAGTTAAGTCATTTTTATATAACAACTTATCACCATTCAGGCAGTATCAGAGAGGGGCGAAAAACTGTATTATTCTGCAACACCCCTCTCAAAATACTACGATATAACTAGGACAAATCGTTGAGCAATTTAATCAGAGGCATGAAGAGTGCGATGACGATGAACCCCACGATGAGCCCCAGTACGATCACCATCAGAGGTTCCAGCAGACTCACCAGGGCGTCCACGAGCACAGCGACTTCTTCGTCGTACACATCCGCCACCTTGTAGAGCATGTCATCGAGCGCACCGGTCTCTTCACCCACGTCCACCATGTTGACCACGATATCATCCACGATGCGGGCTTCCTTCAGCGGAACCGCCATGGTCTCCCCTTCGCGGATCGCGGCATAAATCGTATCGAAGGCCCTCTGGAAGACCATGTTCCCCGCCGTGTCACGGGCGATGATAATCGCTTCCAGAATGGGTACCCCGGATGAAATTAATGTCCCCAGCGTTCGACAGGTTCGCGCGGTCACCGACTTACTGATAATTTTCCCTAACAAGGGTATTCGTAGCGAAATCCAGTCGACAATAAACGCTCCTTTCTTGTTCTTCCTCACAATCTTGATGAAGATCCAGAGCGCAATCGGAACGGCCGGGAAAAGATAGAAGTAGTTCACCACAATATCACTAACATTCATGAGCATGAGCGTAATACCGGGTAGTTCAGTACCGAAGTCGAGGAAGATCTTTTTGAACTTCGGAATAATCCAGTACATGATGAAGCCCACGATCAAACTGGCTACCGTGATCACGGCGACCGGATAGATCATCGCCCCCTGCACTTTTTTCTTCAGACTCTGGGCCCGTTCCTTGAACTCGGCCAGACGCTGCAGAATGATTTCGAGCGCACCACCGGCCTCACCGGCTTTCACCATGTTGACGTACAGGTTATCGAAGCACTTAGGCTGCTTGGCCATGGCTTCGGAGAGCGTGTTCCCCGATTCAATATCTTCAATAACGCCATCCAGGGAGGCTTTGAGCGGCCCCGGTTTGGCCTGCGATTCCAGAATTCGCAGACTTCTCAGGATCGGCAGACCAGCGTCCTGCAGCGTGGATAGCTGACGGGTGAAGGTACAGAGCTGTTTGGGACGCACGCCGCCGATGGAGAACCCACCTTTCTTGGCGCTGGCTTTCTTGGCAGCTGCCCCCCCTTTGCCGCCTGCTCCTTTTTTCTGTTTTTTGCCGCGGCCTTTTTCAGCAATTTTGGTAACGAAAAAGCCCTTCTCTTTGATCATGGTCTGGGCATCGGCTTCGGAAGGTGCTTCGATGGTATCTTTGACCTCGAGCCCTGTGTTATCCATGGCCTCATACTGATAAACCGGCATGGCGTTACTCCGTCATTAGTCGTCTTGAAAAAGTGTGTTTTGCATGTACCTGGTGGTAGCAGATTATTCGATATCTTCCATAACGGTTTCCCGCACGACCTCGTCGATCGTGGTGACTCCGTCAAAAATCAGTTTCAGCCCGGCTTCACGCAGCGTGGTCATTCCCTGGCTGCGTGCCACATTTCGAATGTCGTCGACCGACGCATCCTCGGTGATCAGGTCGCGAATTTCGTCGGTGACGTCCATGAGTTCATACAGACCGGTACGGCCTTTGTATCC
The DNA window shown above is from Gimesia sp. and carries:
- a CDS encoding type II secretion system protein, encoding MNTFHIRQQGPTDRSAANRGVRAGFTLVEMLVSVALVLLMMLMFTEIFQLLSGSMTTQRGISENDQRERLLVTVLKADLDSRTFQYLLPFSNYQTFTTPAGVNPAPTDPRSYLYHKEDRKGYFYISENDPNDDTDDFIQFTVSRYANPSRADDTEDFYYGKAVDLSGRAPSGGTTLSRHPNQPEADDGRITADGTSQSSAAEISYFLRGSNLYRRVMLIREPLALSSTQTAQPIASDNNSTPFFLRSTSTPGPLYGEAYTSGDNFWRDFDFSAFRDVVDPMNPYVHFHDLSELKNNDPTGSEVRYPLGMPQYRFGFNHGTGLSREFVPSSAGSNPELFIGRFTHEETSHRHFNYPQDLTDSSIGGGGNPMDPSGPSLLVNPNDRVIDLLRNGSRRSEDLVLSNVRSFDIKVFDDGAQDYVDIGGATAVRFAPGARQNTVHGNNVFQNVFDTWHVRAVSSGGDQDPPYPMLSDSTVSAVAPQVPVYDLANQTPVPRAAPLTSIRIEIRYEDQSSGQLRQMTLIQPLRNKGEG
- a CDS encoding prepilin-type N-terminal cleavage/methylation domain-containing protein — translated: MYAFHKDNQLPLRFTSERRTGFTLVELLVVISILAILAVMTVSSINLALSSDVTRSASRQVQSYLAGARDRAIYAKEPRGVRFLVDPNNPAMVTSMVYIAPSPDWSQGVIRLERIDTIGDGTPDTILHVRGDGTDWNFLYNRGQLVDGARIKIPGDASGSWYTINLNQSPVTGGTEILRLTTAYRDPGTSDTSEVVAFAPGSGPSTYLLELPPVVLSGEEPTLLPNNTCIDLDRSYLPASWRITGVSGGDDGQPGKAGVNDDGSGGTDDNGEYLWPGSDDIRLYSSQLDLMFSPRGSVSGSEAGGGKIHFVIDTIENARSTWLSTTGYSEGDRVLLPARYITPGTLDWDMNFKPYDRMYTAVSSTGTSGSNPSIFMGATARTEGATFTDGGVTWKVELNSTPSLLSIFTRTGNVSAYPLFFDNAVSVPTGQAPDVFYYAESGETAK
- a CDS encoding prepilin-type N-terminal cleavage/methylation domain-containing protein; the protein is MRRNITHQSVRSARSGFTIVELLVVIGILLFLIATSAFVVRNIGNKAREKKTMSTIVKVNGLMQDRIEAMRKALDSTKNQQQLQSLVGQKYTSLVNNYGAKYRSIPKPVVEILVRKDIFRQNLPQYVAENPSVNAAMDAQQGVASGAAGNLGADAGASISSEYLYYILTKHETYGVSPVGEDAFLASEVADTDGDGLMEFVDGWGKPLRFYRWPTRLIKPDGSTIRRDIASAFFNGLPPASAAGFNEADPMNVDADDPQGRIQHENNRSGDLLTPLFNSSADSQYVTGQYGVMNTFWLPLIVSAGQDGILGLQEPHDEVNTGVLAQPVIPIVEGVFDNITNHNQRAGGR
- a CDS encoding prepilin-type N-terminal cleavage/methylation domain-containing protein; its protein translation is MQKRSPNAPSASQHNRSAFTLIELMIVIVIILILIGLLIPAVGAVRLRAQQANVRTEITSLEGAITAFRQDFGMDPPSGIVLYESGSATWDQRSKGLIRKMWPQFNFGLDKDINGDGDTTDVIALNAGECLVFFLGGVSERAADGTFRVFGFSKNPARPFLNPGHTSADPGYSASLTATNSGRLGPYFEFDNSRFVDTDGDLSPEFLDPFPSQQKPYIYVSSYDGRGYRVADITGTGMTSVYFQGDPSTTPSTNSTPFKPKSYQIISPGADYQFGTGGNYDANKNFPAGRTVEADNITNFVGGALK
- a CDS encoding type II secretion system F family protein, whose amino-acid sequence is MPVYQYEAMDNTGLEVKDTIEAPSEADAQTMIKEKGFFVTKIAEKGRGKKQKKGAGGKGGAAAKKASAKKGGFSIGGVRPKQLCTFTRQLSTLQDAGLPILRSLRILESQAKPGPLKASLDGVIEDIESGNTLSEAMAKQPKCFDNLYVNMVKAGEAGGALEIILQRLAEFKERAQSLKKKVQGAMIYPVAVITVASLIVGFIMYWIIPKFKKIFLDFGTELPGITLMLMNVSDIVVNYFYLFPAVPIALWIFIKIVRKNKKGAFIVDWISLRIPLLGKIISKSVTARTCRTLGTLISSGVPILEAIIIARDTAGNMVFQRAFDTIYAAIREGETMAVPLKEARIVDDIVVNMVDVGEETGALDDMLYKVADVYDEEVAVLVDALVSLLEPLMVIVLGLIVGFIVIALFMPLIKLLNDLS